A genomic stretch from Pseudoliparis swirei isolate HS2019 ecotype Mariana Trench chromosome 18, NWPU_hadal_v1, whole genome shotgun sequence includes:
- the LOC130208555 gene encoding PAK4-inhibitor inka2-like, which translates to MLCLGDSTDCLRDQMQCMMRSLQDLKQISRPRPLSEPCARSFAVTRLCKQRAQQERLSRLRVSDASEASTYDSACCLASPLEEEEEHQQHERLAQGSPSSEKSLDFDSGYSEASWQDEGVVLRRTRNVRVSSSACLRTNRGPSGRIRPKSTSDACLECWTSFEASNQEDWTTSLLSRSRNRQPLVLGDNSFADLIKNWMDLPECPEPAEPKPNVGRRLAKDILINMRRRLAGMSKGVEVRPRPADSTRLSREAEAPKRMSCPVGLQALKPFFHQSHTGLHQSDTDFYQFTALLKTGSRQPIICKDIIGYI; encoded by the exons ATG CTGTGTTTAGGAGATTCTACTGACTGCCTCCGGGACCAGATGCAGTGCATGATGAGATCCTTGCAGGACCTGAAGCAGATAAGCAGGCCGAGGCCCCTGAGTGAACCGTGTGCTCGGTCCTTCGCTGTGACACGGCTCTGCAAACAGAGGGCACAGCAAGAGCGACTCAGCCGCCTCCGTGTTTCTGACGCCAGTGAAGCCAGCACCTATGACTCTGCCTGCTGCCTGGCCAGccctctggaggaggaagaagagcatcAGCAGCATGAGCGCTTGGCACAAGGCTCCCCGAGCAGTGAAAAGAGTCTGGACTTTGACTCGGGTTACTCTGAGGCTTCTTGGCAAGATGAAGGTGTGGTACTGAGGAGGACCAGGAATGTTCGAGTCTCCTCTTCTGCCTGCCTCCGCACCAACAGAGGACCTTCTGGCCGGATCCGGCCCAAATCGACATCGGACGCTTGCCTGGAGTGCTGGACCTCATTTGAGGCCAGTAACCAGGAGGACTGGACCACGTCGCTGCTGAGCCGCAGCAGAAACAGACAGCCTCTGGTTCTTGGGGACAACAGCTTTGCCGACCTAATAAAGAATTGGATGGACCTACCAGAGTGTCCTGAGCCAGCAGAACCAAAGCCCAATGTCGGCCGCCGCCTTGCCAAAGACATTTTGATCAACATGCGACGGAGACTCGCAGGAATGTCTAAAGGTGTGGAGGTGAGGCCGAGGCCTGCAGACTCCACTCGGCTCAGCAGGGAGGCAGAGGCTCCCAAACGGATGTCCTGTCCAGTGGGACTGCAGGCCCTCAAACCCTTCTTTCACCAGTCCCACACGGGCCTGCATCAATCCGACACCGACTTCTACCAGTTCACTGCTCTCCTGAAGACAGGCAGCCGGCAGCCCATCATATGCAAGGACATTATTGGATACATTTAG